A genomic segment from Cervus elaphus chromosome 14, mCerEla1.1, whole genome shotgun sequence encodes:
- the CCNL2 gene encoding cyclin-L2 isoform X3, whose product MAAAAGTGASGSTAPAVAAGTPGSGGTAPGSQGVLIGDRLYSGVLITLENCLLPDDKLRFTPSMSSGLDTDTETDLRVVGCELIQAAGILLRLPQVAMATGQVLFQRFFYTKSFVKHSMEHVSMACVHLASKIEEAPRRIRDVINVFHRLRHLREKKKPVPLLLDQDYVNLKNQIIKAERRVLKELGFCVHVKHPHKIIVMYLQVLECERNQHLVQTSWVASEGK is encoded by the exons ATGGCGGCGGCGGCCGGGACCGGGGCTTCAGGGTCGACGGCCCCCGCGGTAGCGGCTGGCACGCCGGGCTCCGGAGGCACAGCCCCCGGGTCACAAGGGGTGCTGATCGGGGACCGGCTGTACTCCGGGGTGCTCATCACCCTGGAGAACTGCCTTCTGCCCGACGACAAGCTCCGCTTCACGCCGTCCATGTCGAGTGGCCTCGACACCGACACGGAAACCGACCTCCGCGTGGTGGGCTGCGAGCTCATCCAGGCGGCCGGCATCCTGCTACGCCTGCCGCAG GTGGCCATGGCTACCGGGCAGGTGTTGTTCCAGCGGTTCTTCTACACCAAGTCCTTTGTGAAGCATTCCATGGAG CACGTGTCAATGGCCTGTGTTCACCTGGCCTCCAAGATAGAAGAGGCTCCAAGGCGAATACGGGACGTTATCAACGTGTTTCATCGCCTTCGACATCTGCGAGAGAAAAA AAAACCTGTGCCTCTACTCTTGGATCAAGATTACGTTAACTTAAAGAATCAAATTATAAAGGCGGAAAGGCGAGTTCTCAAGGAGCTGGGTTTCTGCGTCCACGTGAAGCACCCTCACAAG ATAATCGTTATGTACCTTCAGGTGTTAGAGTGTGAGCGTAACCAACACCTGGTCCAGACTTCATG GGTAGCCTCTGAGGGTAAGTGA
- the CCNL2 gene encoding cyclin-L2 isoform X1: MAAAAGTGASGSTAPAVAAGTPGSGGTAPGSQGVLIGDRLYSGVLITLENCLLPDDKLRFTPSMSSGLDTDTETDLRVVGCELIQAAGILLRLPQVAMATGQVLFQRFFYTKSFVKHSMEHVSMACVHLASKIEEAPRRIRDVINVFHRLRHLREKKKPVPLLLDQDYVNLKNQIIKAERRVLKELGFCVHVKHPHKIIVMYLQVLECERNQHLVQTSWNYMNDSLRTDVFVRFQPESIACACIYLAARTLEIPLPNRPHWFLLFGATEEEIQEICLKILQLYTRKKVDLTHLESEVEKRRHALDEAKAQAKGLLPGSTQVLDSASRFSPAPKPVESPKEGKGNKPSPLSVKNAKRKVEGVKKTKADSPVNGLPKGQGSRSRSGSQEQSYSRSPSRSASPKRRKSDSGSTSGGSKSQSRSRSRSDSPPRQAHRGAPYKGSKVRSYRRSKDCKYSAQKPHKSRSRSSSRSRSRSRERADTSGKYKKKSHYYRDQRRERSRSYERTGHRYERDHPGHSRHRR, translated from the exons ATGGCGGCGGCGGCCGGGACCGGGGCTTCAGGGTCGACGGCCCCCGCGGTAGCGGCTGGCACGCCGGGCTCCGGAGGCACAGCCCCCGGGTCACAAGGGGTGCTGATCGGGGACCGGCTGTACTCCGGGGTGCTCATCACCCTGGAGAACTGCCTTCTGCCCGACGACAAGCTCCGCTTCACGCCGTCCATGTCGAGTGGCCTCGACACCGACACGGAAACCGACCTCCGCGTGGTGGGCTGCGAGCTCATCCAGGCGGCCGGCATCCTGCTACGCCTGCCGCAG GTGGCCATGGCTACCGGGCAGGTGTTGTTCCAGCGGTTCTTCTACACCAAGTCCTTTGTGAAGCATTCCATGGAG CACGTGTCAATGGCCTGTGTTCACCTGGCCTCCAAGATAGAAGAGGCTCCAAGGCGAATACGGGACGTTATCAACGTGTTTCATCGCCTTCGACATCTGCGAGAGAAAAA AAAACCTGTGCCTCTACTCTTGGATCAAGATTACGTTAACTTAAAGAATCAAATTATAAAGGCGGAAAGGCGAGTTCTCAAGGAGCTGGGTTTCTGCGTCCACGTGAAGCACCCTCACAAG ATAATCGTTATGTACCTTCAGGTGTTAGAGTGTGAGCGTAACCAACACCTGGTCCAGACTTCATG GAATTACATGAACGACAGCCTTCGCACAGATGTTTTTGTGAGGTTCCAGCCTGAGAGCATTGCCTGTGCCTGCATCTATCTCGCTGCCCGGACGCTGGAG ATCCCTTTACCCAACCGTCCCCAttggtttcttttgtttggaGCAACTGAAGAAGAAATTCAAGAAATCTGCTTAAAAATCCTGCAGCTGTATACTCGGAAAAAG GTTGATCTGACTCACCTGGAGAGTGAAGTGGAGAAGCGCAGGCACGCCCTTGACGAGGCGAAGGCACAAGCCAAGGGCCTGCTGCCCGGCAGCACCCAGGTGCTGGACAGTGCATCGCGGTTCTCGCCTGCCCCCAAGCCTG TGGAATCCCCCaaagaaggcaaaggaaacaagcCTTCCCCACTCTCTGTGAAGAACGCCAAGAGGAAAGTGGAGGGTGTGAAGAAAACCAAGGCAGACAGTCCGGTGAATGG CTTGCCCAAAGGGCAGGGGAGTCGAAGTCGGAGCGGGAGTCAAGAGCAGAGCTACTCAAGGTCCCCATCACGTTCCGCGTCCCCTAAGAGAAG GAAAAGTGACAGTGGCTCCACATCTGGTGGATCCAAGTCACAGAGCCGCTCACGGAGCCGGAGTGACTCCCCCCCACGACAGGCCCACCGGGGCGCCCCCTACAAAGGCTCCAAGGTGCGGAGCTACCGGAGATCCAAGGACTGCAAGTACTCTGCCCAGAAGCCACACAAGTCCCGGAGCCGGAGCTCCTCCCGCTCTCGGAGCCGCTCACGGGAGCGGGCGGATACTTCtggaaaatacaagaaaaaaagtcattaCTATAGAGACCAGCGACGGGAGCGTTCCCGGTCTTACGAGCGAACAGGCCATCGCTATGAGCGGGACCACCCTGGGCATAGCAGGCACCGGAGGTGA
- the AURKAIP1 gene encoding aurora kinase A-interacting protein, translating into MFLMRLTSQLLRAVPRAGCHGPWPVLGVLGRHACRPCYSTKPTGPSGVASLPGRRVHMELEEMLVPRKMSISPLESWLTIRYLLPRLDTGVPGTVSPAQLYECPPSQVGEGVEQGGKDVWDAPQMQCRNVLKIRRRKMNHHKYRKLVKRTRFLRRKVREARLKRKQMKFERDLRRIWQKAGLKEAPPGWQTPKIYLKGK; encoded by the exons ATGTTTCTGATGCGCCTGACTTCCCAGCTGCTCAGGGCTGTTCCCAGGGCAG gCTGCCATGGACCCTGGCCTGTCTTAGGAGTGCTGGGCAGGCATGCCTGCAGGCCTTGCTATAGCACGAAGCCAACAGGCCCAAGTGGGGTTGCCTCTCTCCCTGGCAGGCGGGTCCACATGGAACTTGAGGAGATGCTGGTCCCAAGGAAGATGTCCATCAGCCCCCTGGAGAGCTGGCTGACCATTCGCTACCTCCTACCGAGACTGGACACTGGGGTACCAGGGACTGTGTCTCCAGCCCAACTCTATGAGTGTCCGCCCAGTCAGGTGGGCGAAGGGGTCGAGCAGGGCGGTAAGGACGTCTGGGATGCGCCCCAGATGCAGTGCAGAAACGTGCTCAAGATCCGCCGGCGGAAGATGAATCATCATAAGTACCGCAAGCTGGTCAAGAGGACCCGGTTCCTGCGGCGGAAAGTCAGGGAAGCACGTCTGAAACGGAAGCAG ATGAAGTTCGAGAGAGATCTGAGGCGCATCTGGCAGAAGGCAGGCCTGAAGGAAGCCCCCCCAGGCTGGCAGACCCCCAAGATCTACCTGAAGGGCAAATGA
- the CCNL2 gene encoding cyclin-L2 isoform X2, translating into MNDSLRTDVFVRFQPESIACACIYLAARTLEIPLPNRPHWFLLFGATEEEIQEICLKILQLYTRKKVDLTHLESEVEKRRHALDEAKAQAKGLLPGSTQVLDSASRFSPAPKPVESPKEGKGNKPSPLSVKNAKRKVEGVKKTKADSPVNGLPKGQGSRSRSGSQEQSYSRSPSRSASPKRRKSDSGSTSGGSKSQSRSRSRSDSPPRQAHRGAPYKGSKVRSYRRSKDCKYSAQKPHKSRSRSSSRSRSRSRERADTSGKYKKKSHYYRDQRRERSRSYERTGHRYERDHPGHSRHRR; encoded by the exons ATGAACGACAGCCTTCGCACAGATGTTTTTGTGAGGTTCCAGCCTGAGAGCATTGCCTGTGCCTGCATCTATCTCGCTGCCCGGACGCTGGAG ATCCCTTTACCCAACCGTCCCCAttggtttcttttgtttggaGCAACTGAAGAAGAAATTCAAGAAATCTGCTTAAAAATCCTGCAGCTGTATACTCGGAAAAAG GTTGATCTGACTCACCTGGAGAGTGAAGTGGAGAAGCGCAGGCACGCCCTTGACGAGGCGAAGGCACAAGCCAAGGGCCTGCTGCCCGGCAGCACCCAGGTGCTGGACAGTGCATCGCGGTTCTCGCCTGCCCCCAAGCCTG TGGAATCCCCCaaagaaggcaaaggaaacaagcCTTCCCCACTCTCTGTGAAGAACGCCAAGAGGAAAGTGGAGGGTGTGAAGAAAACCAAGGCAGACAGTCCGGTGAATGG CTTGCCCAAAGGGCAGGGGAGTCGAAGTCGGAGCGGGAGTCAAGAGCAGAGCTACTCAAGGTCCCCATCACGTTCCGCGTCCCCTAAGAGAAG GAAAAGTGACAGTGGCTCCACATCTGGTGGATCCAAGTCACAGAGCCGCTCACGGAGCCGGAGTGACTCCCCCCCACGACAGGCCCACCGGGGCGCCCCCTACAAAGGCTCCAAGGTGCGGAGCTACCGGAGATCCAAGGACTGCAAGTACTCTGCCCAGAAGCCACACAAGTCCCGGAGCCGGAGCTCCTCCCGCTCTCGGAGCCGCTCACGGGAGCGGGCGGATACTTCtggaaaatacaagaaaaaaagtcattaCTATAGAGACCAGCGACGGGAGCGTTCCCGGTCTTACGAGCGAACAGGCCATCGCTATGAGCGGGACCACCCTGGGCATAGCAGGCACCGGAGGTGA